A window of the Cicer arietinum cultivar CDC Frontier isolate Library 1 chromosome 6, Cicar.CDCFrontier_v2.0, whole genome shotgun sequence genome harbors these coding sequences:
- the LOC101496790 gene encoding uncharacterized protein → MASDGSDEFKLVSPSISNEGRLPRQYTDEGQGAKKNISPPLEWYNLPQGTKTLAIVVEDLDASDSDGPVVPVTHWVVINIPPTVKGLPEGFSGKEEEKGGDYAKIKEGNNDWKQPGWRGPRLPTHGHKFQFKLYALDDELHLGNKVTKEKMLEAKEGHVLGEASFIAIY, encoded by the exons atggctAGCGATGGAAGTGACGAATTCAAATTGGTATCACCATCAATATCCAACGAAGGTAGATTACCAAGACAATACACGGATGAAGGACAAGGAGCAAAGAAGAACATATCTCCACCATTAGAATGGTACAACCTACCACAGGGGACCAAAACTCTTGCAATTGTGGTGGAGGATTTGGATGCATCCGACTCAGATGGTCCAGTCGTTCCGGTTACTCACTGGGTCGTGATCAATATCCCTCCGACCGTGAAGGGATTGCCAGAGGGATTCTCTGGCAAAGAGGAGGAGAAGGGTGGAGATTATGCTAAAATCAAAGAAGGGAATAATGATTGGAAACAGCCTGGTTGGCGTGGTCCAAGGTTGCCCACACATGGTCATAAGTTCCAATTTAAGCTCTATGCCTTGGATGATGAGCTTCACCTTGGTAACAAG GTGACTAAGGAGAAAATGTTGGAGGCTAAAGAAGGGCATGTGCTAGGAGAAGCGAGCTTCATTGCTATTTATTAA
- the LOC101497109 gene encoding receptor-like protein 6, translating to MRITLISFFSFNIFFYCIYLTFHVYVASGNCLVDQQSLLLQLKNSLTFKPESSTKLKLWNSSIACCDWIGVTCDSKGFVIGLDLSGESISGGFDNTSSLFDLQHLQKLNFAVNNFSSVIPSGFNKLQMLTYLNLSYASFVGQIPIEISQLTRLVTLDISSFSYLIGQGLKLEKPNLQKLVQNLTSIRQLYLDGVSITAQRQKWCNDLSSLHDLQELSMSYCNLSGPLDLSLSKLENLSIIILDGNNFTSTVPKTFVNFKNLTILSIPFCGLTGTFPPEIFQMETLSFIDLSFNYNLRGSFPEFLPTGSLQTLRVSNTSFNGSFPYTIGKMRHLSEIDLSNCKFNGTLPNSLSNLTELRYIDFSSNRFTGQMPSFRMAKNLTHLDLSHNHLSGAIPLSSHFEGLHNLVSIDLSYNSINGNIPSSLFTLASVQKIRLSFNQFSKFDKFIILSSSVVNTLDLSSNSLSGPFPISIFQLSSLSFLDLSSNRLNGSLQLDELLKLINLTAIDLSFNNISINVNDANANQSSFHNISTLNLASCNLKTFPSFLRNKSKLAILDLSHNQIQGTIPNWIWMLPNLQSLNVSHNMLTNLEEPLQNLTSNLISLDLHNNQLQGSIPVFPKYASYLDYSMNKFGLVIPQDIGNYLNFTTFLSLSNNSLDGNIPDSICNALNLQVLDLSINNISGTIPSCLMSMTETLVVLNLKMNNLKGFIPDEFPPDCVLRTLDLKKNKLDGKIPKSLVNCSALEVLDLANNNIHDTFPCMLKNISTLRVLVLRQNRFYGTLRCQKTNGTWHKLQIVDIAFNNFSGKLPGNCFTKWEAMMSDENQSDSKVNHVRFQILQFSQIYYQDSVTVTSKGQQLELVKILTVFTSIDFSSNHFDGEIPKQLFDFIALYVLNLSNNALSGQIPSSIGNLQQLESLDLSNNSLEGKIPTELSNLSFLSFLNLSYNQLSGKIPTGTQLQSFQETSFIGNEKLCGPPLTTNCTSTNTSRTTKESVVELDWQYIFSGVGFGVGAGLVFAPLMIWERGRKWSNGIIDKILIAILPLFGLTYTPIGNDDDEDDTKDDSNMTDDSDYNEDENDLSYQRLYCVFCSKLDIINKKVVHDSNCTCYNSSPASNSTNLSDSYSS from the coding sequence ATGAGAATTAcattgatttcatttttttcctttaatattttcttttactgCATATATCTCACTTTTCATGTTTATGTTGCTTCTGGAAATTGTCTTGTTGATCAACAatcattgctacttcaattaaAGAACAGTCTCACTTTCAAGCCCGAAAGTTCTACCAAACTGAAGTTGTGGAATTCAAGCATTGCTTGCTGTGATTGGATTGGTGTAACATGTGACAGTAAAGGATTTGTTATTGGTCTTGATCTGAGTGGTGAATCAATCTCTGGTGGATTTGACAATACAAGTAGTCTTTTTGATCTCCAACATCTTCAAAAATTAAACTTTGCAGTTAACAATTTCAGTTCTGTTATTCCATCAGGATTCAACAAGTTGCAGATGTTAACTTATCTGAATTTGTCATATGCTAGCTTTGTGGGGCAGATTCCTATTGAGATTTCTCAACTTACAAGGTTGGTTACTCTTGATATCTCTTCTTTTAGCTATTTAATTGGACAAGGGTTGAAACTTGAGAAACCAAATCTACAAAAGCTTGTTCAAAATCTCACTAGTATTAGGCAATTGTATTTGGATGGTGTAAGTATAACAGCTCAAAGACAAAAATGGTGCAATGATTTGTCATCACTCCATGACTTGCAAGAATTGAGTATGTCATATTGCAATTTATCAGGACCACTTGATTTGTCTTTGTCTAAACTTGAGAATCTATCAATCATTATTCTTGATGGTAACAACTTTACATCCACAGTGCCTAAAACAtttgtcaattttaaaaatttgactaTCCTTAGTATTCCATTTTGTGGATTGACTGGAACATTTCCACCAGAGATTTTCCAAATGGAAACATTGTCATTTATTGACTTATCCTTCAACTACAATCTCCGTGGTTCATTTCCAGAATTTCTGCCAACTGGATCTCTTCAAACCTTAAGGGTAAGTAACACAAGCTTCAATGGATCATTTCCATACACTATTGGTAAAATGAGGCACTTATCTGAAATAGATCTTTCTAATTGTAAATTTAATGGAACACTTCCCAATTCACTGTCAAACCTTACAGAACTTAGATACATAGATttttcatccaataggtttaCAGGTCAAATGCCATCATTTAGGATGGCCAAAAACCTTACCCACCTAGACCTTTCTCATAATCATTTAAGTGGTGCAATTCCATTATCTTCTCACTTTGAAGGACTGCATAATCTTGTTAGCATTGACTTGAGTTATAATTCTATCAATGGGAACATTCCTTCATCACTTTTTACACTTGCATCAGTGCAGAAGATTAGACTTTCATTCAACCAGTTTAGTAAATTTGACAAGTTCATAATTTTGTCTTCATCTGTAGTGAACACTCTTGATTTAAGTAGCAATAGTCTATCAGGGCCTTTTCCAATATCTATCTTCCAGCTCAGTTCACTTTCTTTCTTGGATCTTTCCTCTAATAGGTTGAATGGTTCACTGCAGCTAGATGAGCTTTTGAAGCTTATAAATTTAACTGCAATAGACCTTTCATTCAATAACATTTCAATCAATGTGAATGATGCAAATGCCAACCAGTCTTCCTTTCACAATATTAGCACACTAAATTTGGCATCTTGCAACCTGAAAACTTTCCCCAGTTTCTTGAGAAACAAATCCAAATTAGCCATTCTAGACCTTTCACATAATCAAATTCAAGGAACAATACCCAACTGGATATGGATGCTACCAAATCTTCAAAGTCTTAATGTTTCTCACAATATGCTCACAAATTTGGAAGAACCTTTGCAAAATCTCACTTCAAATTTGATATCCCTTGACCTTCATAACAACCAATTGCAGGGATCAATACCTGTTTTTCCTAAATACGCTTCGTATTTAGATTACTCAATGAACAAATTTGGCTTAGTTATCCCACAAGATATTGGTAACTACCTGAATTTCACcacttttctttctctttcaaaTAATAGTTTAGATGGAAATATTCCTGATTCCATCTGCAATGCTTTGAATCTTCAAGTGCTTGATCTTTCCATTAATAACATTTCTGGAACAATTCCATCATGTCTAATGTCAATGACTGAAACCCTTGTGGTATTAAATCTGAAGATGAACAATCTCAAAGGCTTTATTCCAGATGAGTTCCCACCTGATTGTGTTCTAAGGACTCTAGATCTCAAAAAGAATAAGTTAGATGGAAAGATTCCAAAATCTCTTGTGAATTGCTCAGCATTAGAAGTGTTAGACCTTGCAAATAACAATATCCATGACACATTTCCATGCATGTTGAAGAACATATCCACACTCCGTGTCCTCGTCTTGCGCCAAAACAGGTTCTATGGTACCCTCAGATGTCAAAAGACCAATGGCACTTGGCACAAGCTTCAAATAGTTGATATAGCCTTTAATAACTTCAGTGGCAAGCTACCTGGAAATTGCTTCACAAAGTGGGAGGCAATGATGTCTGATGAAAACCAATCTGATTCAAAGGTAAACCATGTCCGATTTCAGATTCTTCAATTCAGTCAAATATATTATCAGGATTCAGTGACAGTTACAAGCAAAGGTCAACAGCTTGAGTTGGTTAAAATTCTAACTGTCTTCACTTCTATCGATTTCTCATCCAATCATTTCGATGGCGAAATACCAAAACAGTTATTCGACTTCATAGCACTCTATGTGCTCAACTTGTCAAACAATGCACTTTCTGGCCAAATTCCATCCTCAATTGGAAATCTACAGCAGCTTGAGTCCTTAGATCTATCAAACAATTCACTGGAAGGAAAAATTCCAACAGAgctttcaaatctttctttcCTATCATTCCTAAACCTCTCTTATAATCAACTCTCAGGAAAAATCCCTACAGGTACTCAACTTCAATCATTTCAAGAAACTTCTTTCATTGGTAATGAAAAACTATGTGGACCTCCATTGACAACAAACTGCACCAGCACCAATACAAGTCGAACGACAAAAGAATCTGTCGTTGAACTTGATTGGCAGTATATATTCAGTGGAGTTGGTTTTGGAGTTGGAGCTGGGCTAGTTTTTGCACCATTGATGATTTGGGAGAGAGGTAGGAAATGGAGCAATGGCATCATTGATAAAATTCTCATTGCAATTCTTCCATTATTTGGATTAACTTATACCCCAATTGgcaatgatgatgatgaagatgacACAAAAGATGACTCTAATATGACAGATGACAGTGATTAcaatgaagatgaaaatgatttgAGTTATCAAAGGTTGTATTGTGTCTTTTGTTCCAAACTTGATATTATTAACAAAAAGGTTGTTCATGACTCCAACTGCACATGCTACAATTCATCACCAGCTTCAAATTCAACCAATTTATCAGATTCATATTCTTCATAG